The Lasioglossum baleicum chromosome 12, iyLasBale1, whole genome shotgun sequence genome includes a region encoding these proteins:
- the LOC143214491 gene encoding DENN domain-containing protein 1B isoform X5: MGSRLRDNVQHLFECFCEVAAPLVEKLPWILQKYPSSFSDEEILKSVPKFAYPCEIENLVVQHFSFVLTSIDSKWTFGFCRHDPKTDTGLVILSALPSHEIFYKLLNKIATLIQSTGTGEDLWKFLETVYNSTVPIPGSSISIPIPNSKVNFVYQSPKQFQLPSIPENRNLTEYYSAVDPHNMMTVFASMLYERRIIFTSKRLSRLSACVQACNALIYPMIWQHIYIPVLPLSLIDYLLAPMPFLIGVPAPTLQRVRKSDLGEVVVMDADNNTIESPFEDLESLPQDVVANLKKALRNRATLLGDGVSRAFLRALVQLTAGYKDAFVFEQGQCIKFNQNTFVESRPSSMQPFLRKMLELQIFQQFIEERLNMLHSGLGFSDEFEVEACRYSAKSSSKFMQQYREWTYAMRKESSAFFRSVKDKANPAVKYAVKSVKDKGKDMKTAYKGLKWKGQASRSETSRRFHQPRSAPSSPTSDRRPIDFASPPKSPNGFIATTSYRKDLRLRNSNFADSRKQYSPLSPSSPEESDSPPERVNIDLMQELRHVIFPNTPPVDRTDSPEVPDLIRLDSTASSDDFDPLLSKSSEFPSSKQMTQSLHAPEMEEGLSNPLYPYFQPLHKTTEKPKSSDNIGDLDLLQAYGLDFNKFSISNGDSPTKNAAMCNNTSESSINNIDSAFSLTLNAAAIKSQNNWTKFD; the protein is encoded by the exons ATGGGTTCCAGATTGAG AGATAATGTACAACATCTCTTTGAATGCTTCTGCGAAGTAGCCGCGCCGCTTGTAGAAAAATTGCCATGGATACTCCAAAAGTATCCTAGCTCTTTCTCCGACGAAGAAATACTTAAGTCTGTGCCTAAATTTGCATACCCCTGTGAAATAGAGAA CTTGGTGGTGCAACATTTCTCATTTGTACTCACTAGCATCGATTCAAAATGGACATTCGGATTCTGTCGACACGATCCCAAAACAGACACCGGTCTAGTAATTTTAAGCGCGTTACCATCGCACGAAATATTTTACAA GCTTTTAAACAAGATCGCAACGTTAATTCAGAGCACCGGCACTGGAGAAGATCTTTGGAAATTTCTTGAGACTGTGTATAATAGTACAGTTCCCATCCCTGGTAGTTCCATATCTATTCCCATACCAAACTCTAAGGTG AACTTCGTTTATCAAAGTCCAAAGCAGTTCCAATTGCCGAGTATACCAGAAAAT AGAAATTTGACCGAATATTACAGTGCCGTCGATCCTCACAATATGATGACAGTATTTGCTTCCATGCTATACGAGCGGCGAATTATTTTCACTTCGAAACGTCTTTCGAGATTGAGCGCTTGTGTTCAAGCATGCAATGCTTTAATTTATCCAATGATTTGGCAACACATATATATTCCAGTTCTGCCATTATCTTTAATAGATTATTTATTGGCACCGATGCCGTTTCTAATTGGAGTACCGGCTCCAACGCTTCag aGAGTACGGAAAAGCGATTTGGGAGAGGTTGTCGTGATGGACGCGGATAACAATACCATAGAGTCTCCGTTCGAAGATTTAGAGTCTTTACCTCAAGACGTA GTAGCCAATTTAAAAAAGGCATTGCGTAATCGAGCTACGTTACTCGGAGATGGTGTGTCTAGGGCATTTTTGCGAGCATTGGTTCAGTTAACTGCTGGATACAAGGATGCATTCGTTTTTGAACAAGGCCAGTGTATTAAATTTAACCAAAATACATTTGTTGAAAGCAGGCCATCTTCTATGCAaccttttttacgaaaaatgttGGAATTGCAAATATTTCAACAG TTTATAGAAGAAAGACTGAACATGCTCCATTCAGGGCTTGGATTCTCGGATGAATTCGAAGTGGAAGCTTGCAGGTATTCTGCGAAATCTAGCAGTAAATTTATGCAACAATATCGAGAGTGGACATACGCCATGCGGAAAGAAAGTTCCGCGTTTTTCCGTAGTGTAAAAGACAAG GCCAATCCAGCAGTGAAGTATGCAGTTAAATCG GTTAAAGACAAAGGGAAAGATATGAAAACAGCGTACAAAGGACTGAAATGGAAAG GACAAGCAAGCAGAAGCGAAACAAGTAGAAGATTTCACCAGCCGAGGTCTGCACCTAGTTCCCCCACTTCAGATAGAAGGCCTATCGATTTCGCATCGCCGCCAAAATCGCCAAATGGTTTTATCGCCACCACTAGCTATAGAAAAGATCTTCGACTGCGTAATAGTAATTTCGCCGATTCAAG AAAACAATATTCGCCATTAAGTCCTAGTTCTCCAGAAGAATCTGATTCTCCGCCAGAACGAGTGAACATTGACCTTATGCAAGAGCTTCGTCACGTAATATTTCCAAATACACCACCCGTTGATAGAACA GACTCCCCCGAAGTGCCAGACTTGATTAGACTAGACTCAACAGCGAGTAGCGACGATTTTGACCCGCTGCTTTCCAAGTCCTCGGAATTTCCCAGTTCGAAACAGATGACGCAGTCGTTGCATGCGCCGGAAATGGAAGAGGGCCTTAGCAATCCGTTGTACCCGTATTTTCAACCTTTGCACAAAACCACCGAGAAACCGAAATCGTCAGACAATATCGGCGACTTGGATCTATTGCAGGCGTACGGCTTGGACTTTAACAAGTTTAGCATAAGTAACGGCGATTCACCGACCAAAAATGCTGCGATGTGTAACAACACATCCGAGAGTAGTATTAACAATATCGATAGTGCGTTCAGCTTAACGTTGAACGCTGCCGCCATTAAATCACAAAACAATTGGACGAAATTCGACTAG